A genomic stretch from Chitinophaga lutea includes:
- a CDS encoding helix-turn-helix domain-containing protein, with the protein MNLGQQILFLVSALGACNGILLGIYLFRTKKQRSVAAVLLGILLLALSIRVGKSVLLFFNPQLSRIILQIGLTACFLIGPSLYYFLKSAITKPVKIPAMWKWVWGAQLGIILVAGFIAPYKVNPWIWNKVFVFIVYGQWAAYVVASGFLIRNYLKALFTDASALNNTEKLWLLVYLGNCVIFLGYLVSWIGIVNVIYMTGPISFSFMLYITMGFIMYGTSFENETPQDKPERKRIAEGSAQLWTEKLEKAVQENDLYKNPNLKLNDLAQQINISGHQLSQLLNDNLGKSFSTFINEYRINEACKLIESSRHLTFEAIGYDVGYNSKSTFYAAFRKIKGTTPALYKEQLEKITS; encoded by the coding sequence ATGAACCTCGGGCAGCAAATATTATTTCTGGTCAGCGCTTTGGGCGCCTGCAACGGCATTTTGCTCGGCATTTATCTTTTCCGGACAAAAAAGCAACGGTCGGTAGCAGCGGTACTGCTGGGCATTCTGCTGTTGGCGCTCAGTATCCGGGTCGGCAAGTCCGTTCTCCTGTTTTTTAATCCGCAATTGTCCCGGATCATTCTGCAGATCGGGCTGACGGCATGTTTCCTGATTGGCCCCTCGCTGTATTATTTCCTGAAATCGGCCATCACCAAACCGGTAAAGATACCGGCTATGTGGAAATGGGTATGGGGCGCACAGCTGGGAATCATACTGGTTGCCGGATTCATTGCCCCTTACAAGGTCAACCCCTGGATCTGGAACAAGGTGTTTGTGTTCATCGTTTACGGCCAATGGGCCGCTTATGTAGTGGCTTCGGGCTTTTTAATAAGAAACTATCTGAAAGCACTTTTCACGGACGCATCCGCACTGAACAATACCGAAAAGCTCTGGCTGCTGGTATACCTCGGCAATTGTGTGATTTTCCTCGGCTACCTCGTGTCGTGGATTGGGATTGTCAATGTGATTTATATGACCGGGCCTATTTCGTTTTCCTTCATGCTGTATATCACGATGGGATTCATCATGTACGGCACCTCGTTTGAAAATGAAACCCCGCAGGACAAACCCGAACGGAAAAGAATCGCGGAAGGCAGCGCGCAGCTGTGGACTGAAAAACTGGAAAAGGCGGTGCAGGAAAATGACCTGTATAAAAACCCCAACCTCAAGCTCAACGATCTGGCACAGCAGATCAATATTTCCGGGCACCAGCTCTCCCAGCTGCTGAACGATAACCTGGGTAAAAGTTTTTCGACTTTTATCAACGAATACCGGATTAATGAGGCCTGCAAACTGATCGAATCCAGCCGGCACCTCACTTTTGAAGCCATCGGGTACGATGTGGGCTATAACTCGAAGTCCACTTTTTATGCCGCCTTCCGCAAAATCAAAGGCACCACGCCAGCCCTCTACAAAGAACAGCTCGAAAAAATAACCAGCTGA